Proteins encoded in a region of the Gemmatimonadota bacterium genome:
- a CDS encoding radical SAM protein encodes MGPATLVDTNAWIRSLRAPKPSFDPWVPQALQVEDERARDGSTASVGTVFITNRECPFTCLMCDLWKYTTDESVPAGAVDRQVEVALGQMGGIRQVKLYNAGNFFDDRAIAPEDRERIARRLGHLDVVIVENHPKLVDDRVSAFCDAVATEVDVAMGLETVHPEILPRLNKRMTLADFEAATRRLRAMGLQVRAFILLRAPFMSEAEGVEWACRSIDFAFSVGVECCSVIPTRAGNGALDALAAEGHFLPPTLDSLEIVAAYGVGLEQGRVFADLWDVERIATCDRCAAARVERLRKLNLTQTTPQRVPCDCRETRAV; translated from the coding sequence GTGGGTCCGGCCACGCTCGTCGATACCAATGCGTGGATCCGGAGCCTGAGGGCGCCCAAGCCCTCGTTCGATCCTTGGGTCCCTCAGGCGCTACAGGTTGAGGACGAGCGCGCACGCGACGGCTCGACCGCGTCCGTGGGCACGGTCTTCATCACGAACCGTGAATGCCCGTTCACCTGTCTGATGTGTGATCTGTGGAAATACACCACGGACGAGTCGGTACCGGCCGGGGCCGTGGACCGCCAGGTCGAAGTTGCGCTCGGACAGATGGGTGGCATCCGACAGGTGAAGCTGTACAACGCAGGGAACTTCTTCGACGACCGCGCGATCGCCCCGGAGGATCGTGAGCGCATCGCGAGGCGGCTGGGGCATTTGGACGTCGTGATCGTCGAGAACCACCCCAAGCTGGTCGACGACCGTGTTTCGGCGTTCTGCGACGCGGTCGCAACCGAGGTGGATGTCGCGATGGGGCTCGAGACCGTACATCCCGAAATCTTGCCTCGGCTCAACAAGCGAATGACCCTGGCGGACTTCGAAGCAGCGACGCGGCGATTGCGCGCCATGGGCCTGCAGGTTCGTGCGTTCATCCTCCTTCGAGCTCCCTTCATGTCGGAGGCAGAGGGTGTGGAGTGGGCGTGCCGCTCGATCGACTTTGCGTTCTCGGTTGGCGTCGAGTGCTGCTCGGTCATCCCGACGCGGGCCGGCAACGGCGCGCTCGACGCATTGGCGGCCGAGGGTCATTTCCTGCCACCGACGCTCGACTCTCTCGAGATCGTTGCCGCGTACGGCGTGGGCCTCGAACAGGGCCGGGTCTTCGCCGACCTATGGGACGTCGAGCGTATCGCGACGTGTGACCGTTGCGCGGCCGCGCGCGTGGAGCGTCTTCGCAAGCTCAACCTCACGCAAACGACTCCCCAACGCGTGCCATGTGACTGTCGCGAGACCCGTGCGGTGTGA
- a CDS encoding FAD-dependent oxidoreductase: MTVARPVRCEVAVIGGGFGGTLVAMCLAAQGRDVIVLERDRHPRFAIGESSTPLANLVLEDISRRYSLDALIPLCRYGTWKRSYPEVRCGPKRGFSFFAHEPGRPFEWFTDHRTELLVTANPSEDVADTQWLRSDVDSLFAKTAKEHGVRVLEGVHVVGAERGKGWRLTLSQEDTAELSPETTGGSLSLRADFVIDASGGASPLPAAVGLTDASQSLATRSRALFSHFEGVAPWHTICSAAGGTLADHPFPADDAALHHVTPDGWFWMLRFDHGVTSVGAVVTDEGKSGSVSGEWQALLERYPSVAAQMSAAEPVRPLVRTGRLQRRLRPAAGPDWALLPGAAYFIDPFLSPGNAHTMHGVERLSRIFESWPDRGAMGVQLAEYDRRLQAEIDFLDALIHGCYLALASLPLLAAFTMYYFAGAIYSEERRRNGTAEDGDGFLHSHDVAFRGRMLGAYRDLVGMTGGSVHSDVVEAFASRVATDIEPWNTTGLCDPGRRNMYPYR; the protein is encoded by the coding sequence GTGACTGTCGCGAGACCCGTGCGGTGTGAGGTCGCGGTCATCGGTGGAGGATTCGGCGGTACGCTCGTGGCCATGTGCCTCGCCGCGCAGGGCCGTGACGTCATCGTGCTCGAACGTGATCGGCACCCACGCTTCGCGATCGGCGAGTCGTCCACACCGCTCGCGAACCTCGTGCTCGAAGACATCAGCAGACGGTACTCGCTCGATGCGTTGATCCCGCTCTGCCGTTACGGGACATGGAAGCGGAGTTATCCCGAAGTCCGCTGTGGGCCGAAGCGTGGATTCAGCTTCTTCGCGCACGAGCCGGGGCGCCCTTTCGAGTGGTTCACCGACCATCGCACCGAGCTGCTGGTTACAGCTAACCCGTCCGAAGACGTCGCCGACACGCAGTGGCTGCGCTCCGACGTCGACTCGCTCTTCGCCAAGACCGCCAAAGAACACGGAGTGCGTGTTCTCGAGGGTGTGCACGTGGTCGGCGCTGAACGGGGGAAGGGCTGGCGGCTGACGCTCTCGCAGGAGGACACGGCCGAGTTGTCCCCCGAGACCACCGGCGGGTCGTTGTCCCTCCGCGCCGACTTCGTGATCGACGCCTCGGGAGGTGCCTCTCCCCTCCCCGCGGCAGTGGGGCTCACCGATGCCAGCCAGAGCCTCGCCACACGGTCGCGCGCGCTTTTCTCGCACTTCGAAGGCGTTGCCCCCTGGCACACGATCTGCTCGGCGGCTGGAGGGACGCTCGCAGACCATCCGTTCCCGGCAGACGACGCGGCGCTCCACCACGTAACGCCCGACGGCTGGTTCTGGATGCTGCGCTTCGACCACGGTGTGACGAGCGTCGGAGCTGTGGTCACCGACGAGGGAAAGAGTGGATCGGTCAGCGGGGAGTGGCAGGCGCTGCTCGAGCGATATCCGTCGGTGGCGGCCCAGATGTCAGCTGCAGAGCCGGTAAGACCGTTGGTGCGCACGGGCCGCTTGCAGCGACGCCTCCGTCCGGCGGCGGGACCGGACTGGGCACTGCTACCGGGAGCCGCCTACTTCATCGACCCATTCTTGAGCCCTGGCAACGCGCACACCATGCACGGCGTGGAGCGACTCTCTCGGATCTTCGAGTCGTGGCCGGACCGAGGCGCGATGGGCGTCCAGCTCGCTGAGTACGACCGCCGATTGCAGGCGGAGATCGACTTCCTCGACGCTCTCATCCACGGGTGCTACCTGGCGCTCGCCTCGCTCCCTCTGCTGGCCGCGTTCACGATGTACTACTTCGCGGGAGCGATCTACAGCGAGGAGCGGCGGCGAAACGGCACGGCGGAAGACGGTGACGGCTTCCTCCACTCGCATGACGTCGCGTTCCGCGGGCGGATGTTGGGGGCGTACCGCGATCTCGTTGGCATGACGGGTGGGTCCGTGCACTCCGACGTCGTTGAAGCGTTCGCGAGTCGAGTCGCGACGGACATCGAGCCGTGGAATACGACTGGCCTCTGCGACCCTGGGCGGCGGAACATGTACCCCTACAGATAG